The genomic stretch CACGCGGGCGATGTGCTGGGCTCGGCGGTGTCGAGCCTCATCAATATCTTCAACCCGCCCGTCGTGGTGCTGGGCGGCCATATCGGCCCGGCCGCGCCGTTCCTGTCGGCGGCGCTCGACCGGGCGCTGCAGCGGCTGGCGCACCCGGCCATGTATGCCCGCACCTCCATCAGGTTCGCCGAATCCGTCGTCGGCACGCCACCCCTGGGCGCTGTCGCCCTCGCCCTCGACGGGGTCACCGACATCGTCGGCACCAACGTCCTTCCTTGAGCCCATAGAAAGTTCACCATGCGTCTCGCCATAGTCGGCCTCTCCATCGAAATCATGCTCGCCTCGCCGGCCGTGACCGGGATTTCGGCGCTGCAGCAATTCGATGCCACCCAGATGCGCGAGGGCGACCTGTGGATGGTGCGCGGCATGCTCGCCCGCATCGCCGAGGACGCCGACATCGAGCCAGTGCCGCTCTACTGGGCCACGGCGCTCCCCGGCGGCATCATGACCGCCGAGGCTTATGACATGGTCAGGCGCAAGACCCTCGGGCTGCTGGCCGAGACCCCCGACCTAGACGGCGTGCTGGTGGTCAACCATGGTGCGCTCGAAGTCGAAGGGCTCGATGCCGACGCCGATGCCGACTTCGTCGGCGCCATCCGCGAGCTGGTCGGGCCCGACCTGCCGATCGCCGTGGCGCTCGATCTGCATGGCGATATGACCCCTGCCCTGCTGGCGGCCGGCACGGTGTTCTCGGTGCTGCGCACCGCCCCGCACCGCGACGACAAGTCGACCGGCTACCGCGCCGCCGACCAGCTCATCCGGGTGATCCGCAACGGGCTGAAACCCAGGAAGGTGGCGATCAGCCTGCCGATCCTCATTCCCGGCGAAACCGCCGTGACGTCGGAAAGCCCGGCCCGCGAACTCTATGGCAGCCTGCCCGAGTACGACGCGGTGCCCGGCATGATGGAAGCCAATATCCTGTTGGGCTTCGCCTGGAACGATCGGCCCTGGACCAAATGCACGGCGTTCGCCGTCAGCGAGGACAGCGCCGAGCTGGCGCTCGAACAGGCAACCCGGCTCGCCCAATCGATCTGGGATCGGCACGAGCAGTTCATCCTGCGCATGCAGACCGCCGAAGTGGCCGAGGGCCTGCGGCTGGCGCTCACCAGCCCGCAGCGGCCGGTCTATGTGTCGGACTCCGGCGACAATACCACTGCCGGCGCTGCCGGCGAGCTGACCACCGTGCTGCAGGCGGCGCTGGACCTGGGCGGCAACGAGGACGTGATCATCGCCGGGATCACCGCCCCCGAGACCGTGGCGGCCCTCAACGCCGCCGGCGTCGGGGCCGATGTCGCGCTGCTGCTGGGCAGCGAGCATCTGTCGCGGCCGAAGACCGCGCGCCGGGTCGTCGCCCATGTCGAAGCCTGCGGCGAGGTCCTCGACCTCGGCGGTTTCCAGCCCTACCGCTCGCGCGAAGCGGCCTGGGCCAGGGTGCGGATCGGCAATGTCGTCGCCACGTTCCATGCGCAGCCGATCGGCATCACCACGCCGGAGCATTTTCGCGCCATGGGCATCGATCCAGAGGCCCATAAGCTCTACGTGGTCAAGCTCGGTTACCTGCACCCCCGCATCGAGGATATCGCCGCCCGGCACATCCTGCTGCTCAGCGACGGCGTCTCGCAACTCGATATGGCGCGGCTCGAATGGCGGCGCATCGCCCGGCCGACCTGGCCGCTCGACCCCGACTTCGCCTGGACCCCGGCCGGCAACATCTACGGCGACGCGGCCTGACGGCGCCCGCGACAGCAGGAGAACAGCATGGCAGTCGTAAAGCTCGACAGGGTCGTGAAGGCCTACGACCAGTTGCAGACGGTGCACGGCATCAGCCTCGATATCGCCGATGGCGAGTTCATCGTGCTGGTGGGCCCCTCCGGCTGCGGCAAATCCACCACGCTGCGCATGGTGGCGGGGCTCGAAACGATCACCGACGGTGAGGTGCAGATCGGCGGCCGGCGGGTCAACGAGCTGCAGCCGGGCGACCGCGACATCGCCATGGTGTTCCAGAACTATGCCCTTTACCCGCACCTCAGCGTCGCCGAGAACATCGTCTTCGGCCTGAAACTGCGCAAGGTCGGCAAGGCCGAGATCGCCGAGCGCTTGCAGCGCACGGCGGAAATCCTCGGGCTGGAGCAGTTGCTGGAGCGCAAGCCGCGGCAGCTTTCCGGCGGACAGCGCCAGCGTGTCGCCATGGGCCGCGCGCTGATCCGCAACCCCTCGGTGTTCCTGTTCGACGAGCCGCTGTCCAACCTCGATGCCAAACTGCGCGTGCAGATGCGCACCGAGATCAAGGCGCTGCACGCGCGGGTACCGACCACGACGATCTATGTGACGCACGACCAGGTAGAGGCGATGACGCTGGCCGACCGGGTGGTGGTGATGAACAAGGGCCGCATCGAGCAGATCGCCGCGCCCGAAGAGCTCTATCGCAATCCGGCCACCCGCTTCGTCGCCGGCTTCATCGGCTCGCCCGGCATGAACTTCTTCACCGTCACGGTGACTGATGGCGACAACGGGTTGTCCGTGCGCCTGCCCGATGGACAGAGCCTCGCGGTGCCGGCGTCGCGATCCGCCTTGTTTGCTGAGCTCAGCGGCAGGCCGGCCGTGCTGGGGGTCCGCCCCGAGCACCTGAGCCTCGCCGAGGGTGGTGCTCCGCTGAGCATCACGGCGGGCCTCGTCGAACCGCTCGGCATGGAGACGCTGGTGCATTTCACGCTCGGCAGCGAACCGGCAGTGGCGCGCCTCCTGCCGCAATCATCGCTGCGCAGCGGCTCCACCCTGCGCCTTTCCGTGGACATGGATCGCGTCCACCTGCTCGACCCCGCCACCGACGCCGTGCTCGGCTGACCTCACTCGACCACCATCAAGGACTATAAATGAGCCATCTACAGACCGTTGCCGTGCCCGAGTTCGGCGTCCCGCTGGTCCGTCCGCAGATCCCGGCGGCAACGCTCGCGGCGCGCTGCGACGATGTCTATCGCCGTGCCGGCACGACCTGGGTGTTCGTCTATGCCGACCGCGAGCACAATGCCAACATCCTGCACCTCAGCGGCTTCGATCCCCGCTTCGAGGAGGCCGTGCTGCTGCTCGGGCCGAATGGCCGCCGCATCGTCGTCACCGGCAATGAATCGGAGAGCTTCACCGCGATTTCGCCGCTGCCCGACCTCGAGGTCAGGCTCAGCCAGTCGATGAGCCTGATGGCCCAGGACCGCACCAAAGCCCCCAAACTCGAAACCGTGCTGCGCGAAGCCGGCCTCAAGGCCGGCGACACGGTCGGCGTCGTCGGCTGGAAGTATCTCGAACCCGAGGAATGGGACGAAGGCGGCCACGGTTTCCTGGTGCCGCACTACATGATCGTGCTGCTCGCCCGGATCTGCGGCGGCTACGAGGCGCTGACCGACGTCACCGCGCTGCTCTCGCATCCGCAGCATGGCTCGCGCAGCATCGTCGACGCCGACCAGATCGCCGCCTTCGAATGGGCCTCGACCCGCGCCTCGGCCTCGGTGTGGAATGTCGTCCGCCACGCCCGCCCCGGCATGCGCGAGATCGAGGCGGCCGCCCACCTCGGCTATGCCGGCGAACCGTTGAGCGCCCACACCATGTTCGCCTCGGGCGACGCCGGCCACGCCATCCATGGCCTCAACAGCGCCGGCGCCCGCACGCTCCACCAGGGCGACGGCGTCACCACCGCCGTCGGCTACTGGGGTGGGCTCAGCTCGCGCGCCGGCCTGCTCGACGATGCGGACGCTGCGTTCGTCGCCACTGCCGTTTCGTATTTCGACGCACTGGTCACCTGGTACGAAACCGCCGATATCGGCACCACCGGCGGCGCCCTCAACCAGGCCGTCATCGGCAAGCTGGCCGAAGCCAACCTCAGATCCGCACTCAACCCCGGCCACCTCGTCAGCTACGACGAGTGGAGCCACTCGCCGGTGCGTCCGGGTTCGACCGAGACGCTGCGCTCGGGCATGGTGTTCCAGGTCGACGTGATCCCGGTGCCGATGCTGCCCGGCAAGGCCCTCAACTGCGAGGACACGGTCGCCATCGCCGACGCGGCGCTGCGCTCCGACCTCGCGACGAGGCACCCCGAGACCTGGGCCCGCATCGAGGCGCGCCGCGCCTTCCTCCGCGACAGCATCGGCGTCAGCCTGGGCGAACACCTGCTGCCGCTCTCCAACATCCAGCTCTGCCTGCCCCCGCTCTGGCTGAAATCGGACCACCTGATCGTCCGGAGCTAGCACGGGCGCGGCGGCCTGCGCCGCCCCTACCGGGCTTCGCAAACAACAGGGCCGGGGCTCCGCTCCGGCTCTCTCCGGGCAGTGGCGTCCGCTTCGGGCCGAAAGCGCAGAGCATTTCCGATCTCGATAACAGCTCGGCGGCAACTGCCCTCGCTCGATCGAACGCCTTGAGAAGGCGGATCGCCCCTCGCAGAGCCGGTTGCAAAGATCGCTGGCTATCGGTTTGGAAACGGCGCAGTGTCCACGTTGGACCGGCTAGCTCCAGAGTGGCCGGGTCGGACCTAAGCCGGTTCGGCGGCGTCTGTCCGCAAGCGGATTGCCTCCACCACGAAGTGAGCGAGGCTCCGCACAGCGCGTGGCATTCTGGCGTTGAGCCTCGCCGCTACGTACGATCAGCTACCAGAGCGGCCTCGATGGGAACCGTCTCTCATCATAACCCAGCCGCCATTGCCTAACGTCCGCCAGCGCCGTCGCATGGTTTGCGCCTTTCCGATCCTTCACGAGCGTCGTCAACTGCTCTTCGTTGTGCACCATCGACATGTCCAGGGTGGTCAAAAACGGCCAGCGATCGTGTGCGATGGCCCTTTCGGCTACCAAGACGGTCAACGCCTCCGGTGACAATCCACCTTCGTATCCAAACATTGCACTTACTCCGAAATGGTCGGGCGTCGCCGCCTGGCCGGATAACTGCCGATCCCGTCACGGCAGCTAGACCTTCATCGATCCAACCAAGCGACCCGCCTCGGTGATCATCAAGCTGGCACCGTCCCGTGCCGCAAGCCCGCGAGACACGAGGAAGAACACAGCTCCTTCGTCGTCGCTACCAAACAGGCGCCTCAGCGGGACGGCCCCGGCATTGAGGTTACGAAGCAGGTTGTACGAATAGACCGGTATGAACTCGTGACTAGGACCGGTTCCATATCCCTCGCCCGCAGTGGGAGGGATCGACTCCTCCGCTGCTTCGTGAACGAAACATAGTGCTTCAATCCACGCACCGACTTTGCGGGGAACCTCCTCCGTGCCAGCGAGCCATGCGGTTACGGCCTCAGACGGAACATCGATCGCTTCGGCCAATGTATCCTTCGGCCAGCGCACGACGCGCAGGCACTCTTCCAAGCGTTCGGGCGTCATAGCATAGTTCCTCCATTGGATGATTGGCGCTGGAGACGGAGTGCGGCCGACCGGCCGTCTCCAACGCCTCGAACGGACGACGGCCTGACCGGTGGGTATTGGTGAACCTGACCTGCGCGCCGCGCCCGACGTTCAGTTGATCAGCCACTTCTGGCGGGAGAAGGGAGCACCGGGCCCCACAGGGTCAAACGCCTCGTCGAACCCAAGCCTCAACGAAACTCTGCGTCCGTCCTGCAGGACCAACCTGATCCGGCCGGCAGTCCTGTCCTGGACGAACGCCGTGAGCCTTTGTCCGTCGGGCCGTTGGATTGAAAGGGTGTCCGAAGTGATCACTCGGACCACCTGATGTTCGGACACAACCGTCAGGTTCGCACCGCGGCCCAACTCTGCCTGATCGAGGTCGGCGTACCACTGGCTCAATGGGCACCTGAAGGGACGAACCCGATGAGACCGTCACGAATGATGTCGCGTCGGTCACTTGATGCGCCACCTCTCCGGTCCTGGCGGCCGTTGAGCACGCCTAGACCGACGACCATTGGCAGGGTGACGAAATGAAGTCGCGCTCGCTGACTGGCGAAGCTGTCGCGTTTTGCCTTGCGGCTATCGCTTATCATTTGGAAGCTTTCGTGTCGGCTACATGCCCCAAGAACGGAGCGGCTCAGTCATCTCAAGCGGACACGAGGAGATGGCTGAGAGGAAGGCCTGACACCCTCCTAGCCTACATATGGGTACTCTGGGGGCGAACGCCTAATTGTTTCTTGCGCTCCAAATATCCTTGCCCCTCCCCACCGAAAGCCCACAATCGTCATAGCAGGCTGAACCATGAGCGAAGTCACGCCGCCAGAGCCGACGCCCCCCGAGCCGCCAAGGCGTACCCCATGGGCCGTCTGGGGCACGATGGCTTCAGCAATGCTGCATGTGGGGCTGCTGGCGTTCTTGCTCTGGCAGCCGCGGCCCGACAGCGCCGAAGCCAAACCGCCAGCGGCCATCGACGTGGAGCTGGTGCGGCCCCCGGAGGCGATCAGCGCCAGCAAGCCGCCTGCGGAGGACCCAGCGGAGGAGGCCGCGGCGGCGACCTTGCCGCCGGCCAAGACGCCCCCCGCCGAACCGCCACCGGCAGAGCAGGCAGCCGATCCAACGCCATCGGCGGCGGAGACATCTCCGCCCGAAACAGCGGTCCCGAGGACCGAAGACAAGGCCTCCGCCACCGCGGCATCGGAGCCGGTGCGGGGTTCGCAGACCTCGGCAAAGGGAGCCCCGATACCGCTGTCGCGTCCCAAAGTGAGGGGGCTGACCGCCCCAGCCAGCGTGCCGGATGGAGCCGTTGCCGCAGTCACGGCCGACACTGGCGAGATGGCGGACGGAACAGCCCCGCCGGCTCCGTCGGCGGAGCCCGATGTCGCGACGCTTGAGCTCGGCGCGCTGCGCAGCGCCAAGCGCTTCTATCTCGAGGCAATGCTGAGTGTTCCCAGCATGGCGCGGGCGCGCGCGATGCTCGAAACCCTGCCGCCCGAAAGGCGGCTGGCGCAAACCTGTAACATCGAGGCCCTGGCCCAGATCGGAAATGCCGGGGAAGGCTTCGCGCCCGACGTGGTGATGGCGGAAGCCTATGCCAGATCGAAGATGACAGGCACGCAACTGACAGCGAGCGGCGCGATCTTCCGCTCCGGAGAAAGGTGGTATGGCCTCGCTTTCGACTGCACGCTCAGCGACGACCTTACGAGCGTCACTGCGTTTTCCTATCGTCTCGGCGCCGACGTGACCGATGCGGTGCTTGCTCGACTGAACAAGACCTAGCCGGAGCGGCAGACGCCGGGCTCCAGCACGCCGCCGCGCGATCGCGTCCACTACAGCACCCGGACCTGAGTTGGTCGACCGGTTACTGGTTGAAGAACGTCTTCAGTACACGGGCCATGAGTTCGGGGGCGACGACATGTCCCTGCCCATTGAGCGTGTGTCGTTCGGTCTGGGGGACCGCAGCGGCTATCATTTCCGCGGCGCGGTCGAAGAAGTCGGTCGGCAGGCCTGCGAACTGGGGCTCGGTGGTCGGACCCTCGGTGCTCACCAGGACCGGCTGAGTGATGCGGGCAAGTCGGCTCGTGGGGATCTTGTAGTCATTGAGGATCACGGCGTCTTTGACGAGCGTGTGGGCAAGCGCGACGGACGAGGCCCAGATCGGGTACTGTTTGTAAGCCGCGATGTCCGCGTCTGGTCCGCCGGTAAGCCTCATGAACAGTTCCAGGAGCTCCTCGTCCCGGCCGGCTTTGTCTGCCTCGTGGGTGTCCGCGAGGTACTGGTTGAACCTCGGCCACTGGTCGTCCCCGATCACGTACGGCACATCCCACACGGCGATCTTGTCGATCGCCGAACCTGCCGCTGCTGCCTCCAGCGCGAGGGCGCCGCCAGATGAGGCGCCATACACGTGAGCTGAGCCGCCGGCTGTCGCAATCAGCGCGTCGAGGTCTTCCACCTCCCGCGCCAAGGCGTATGGCGGTGTATCGCCGCTGGCACCCCGGCCACGTCGTGCGTAATTGTAGACTGTGAAATGGTCGGCAAGGAGCCGGGCCAGCGGCGCGTTCTCAGCGCCGTCGTCCAGGGTGCCGCCGACGAGGATCACCGCCGGGCCAGTGCCTTTCCGGTCGTAGGCGATCCTCGTGCCGTCCGCGGAAGTGACATGGGGCATCTACTTCTCCCTTGAAATCGTCTTGCGGACCCGTCGCGCCGGCACAGCAAAGAGCAGCCGGAAGTAGCGAGCCAGATGATCGAGGCTGTCGAGCGCGGCGGGCATACCGTCCAGCGCTTTGGCGAGGATGAACGCGCCTTGCACGACCGCCTGGGTGTGCAGTGCGAGGCTCTCGGCTGTGAGCTCGCCCCTGTAGTCGCTGCGGGCAATTGCCGCCTCGATATCCGTTTCGAGCGTCCGCGCGTGCAACACGATGCTGTTGGCGCAGGCCTCGCGAACGGCGGGATGCGTCACATAGGCTTCCTGCACGATCGTGCCGGCGTAGCAGGTGGCCTCGGGGATCGTGTTGGTGAGCAGGGCTTTGCGCAGTTCGATGTAGCCCAGCAGCCGGTCGAGCGGCTCCGGCGCGGAATGGTAGCTCGCCGAGGCGAATAGTGTTCCGGTGACCACATCCCAATGGGCGGCCGCGGCGATGGCCAATTCTTCCTTGCTGGAAAAATGATGAAAGAAGCTGCCCTTCGTCAGGCCGGCTGCGGCGCAGACATCCTCGATGCGGGTGGCGTGGTAGCCCTTCTCCCGGACGACGTTGAGCGTTGCATTCAGAATTTTCAGGCGTGACTCGTGCATACCGGACCATACCGACTGGTTGGTATGGAGTCAACGACGCGCTGTGTGTCAGGACGAACCCTGGATCAACGGCTCGGTGCAGGGACTTTCGAAAGCAGAAGTGCTTGTAGACAAGAACGGGCGCAGCCGCCGCGATCAGTGCAGCCCGTTGACTAGCCTGGAACGCGGGTGTCTGCTTTGCGCCAGAAGCGGACGTTCGATAACGACGCGCTTATCACTGCTACGAGGGCTGGCGGCTGCTGACCTGAGGCCCTCCCAAGGGCTCCGGCCCAGCGGCGCAGAAGTGTGGTGCGATCCGACAAGGAAAAGCCTCCGGCATCTATCTATCAGCCCGGTCGGCGGACAGCTCGTACCTCGTACATCTACCAAGACTAGCCGCGAACAAAGAAGGACCCCGGAGGGCCCTTCTCAACTACCGCCGCGCTTCTTCGGCGTCAAAGCGCGCGCAGGTTCGTGGCCGAAACCTTGCCATCTCGACCTTTTTCCAGCTCGTAGCTGACCTTCTGGCCCTCATTGAGCGTCGTCATGCCGGACCGCTCAACGGCCGAAATGTGAAAGAACGCGTCCTGACCGCCAGTGTCGGGCTGAATGAAACCGAAACCCTTGGTGGTATTGAAGAACTTTACGGTGCCTTCCATGTGAGGCTCCTTCTTGCCGTGCGGGAGGGCTTCTCCACATCACGTGTGTTCCGCCACGGCAGCGCCGTGTCAGTCTGAGCGCCCACGATGATCAAGAGATAGCCTGCAGGGACCAGTCGGCCCCGATCGGATAGCGCCAGAAAAGCGAAACGTGGCTTGTGGATAGACTACCTGCCGGGATTATTCAAGCTTGGCTTCACGGGGAGACCGGACTGTTTCGTCGTTAGTGCGGCATGATCGAATGTATGCGCCTACCCGATGATCGGAAGCACCGAGAGTACCCGACCGTTGGCGTCGCATACTTCAATTGAATAAAGTCGCAGGTCGCCTTCCAGCGCTTGACCTTCGATCAGCGAGCGCGCGTCTTCAATTGCCCAGGTGTAGGCCGCATGGACGTCCTCCAGCTCTTGCCCTAGCGGATCGGCGTAAAGGCTCGCTCCGCGGCGCACGTGGAAGAAGAACTGCGGCATCGGGCTCTACTCGTCGCCGAGCGGCATAAGGTCGGCTTCATTGACGATCCGCTCGAAACCCTCGCTGTCGCTGCGAACACGATAGCGCAGCGCCCCGCCCTCACAGGGGAGCAGGAACACGACGCTGCACAACTACGCGCCGCGGGCAAGTTCTCGCCAATCAGGCGCCATCGACAGCTGCTGGCCAACCGCGAACCGGTGCTGATGACCGCTGAGCGCAGTCCTGGCCCCAACGCCGGTATTCGTCACCGGCACGTAGGGACGATGAGCTTCGATTGCCTGCTCATTGTCCTGCTTCTTGGGTTGGTTGCGTGAGGGGACAGCGATATTCTTGAACGAAAACATGGTGCTCTCCACCCTCGACGACATATTTGGACAACCGTGTCCCGGGACGTCGGCAGCTAAAGGGTGCGGTCCGCCTTCTTCTTGCGGGCCTGCTCTGCTGCGGCGGTGCGATCTTCTCCCACGCTGGCGAGAATGTCCCGCGCCTGCTTGAGGGTAAGGCCGAACGAACCGGCGAGAAAACCGGCCGTGTACTGGCGCGGCGGCAGCGGATCGGGAGCGTCACTCATGATTGCGGCCGCGGACCCGGGCGGGCAGTCCGCGCGAACAGCTTTGATTTCGGTGCTGCGATCAGGCCCTCGCGGATCGCCTGCTTGCGGGCATTCTTGCGCGAACGCCGCACGGCCTCGGCCTGTCGGCGCACCCGCTCCTCGGACGGCTTCTCGTAGTACTTACGGAGCTTCATCTCGCGGAACACGCCCTCGCGCTGCAGGCGCTTCTTGAGCACGCGCATGGCCTGGTCGACATTGTTGTCCCTAACGGTGACCTGCATTGGCTTTCCTCTTCTGGTTGTTGGTGCCGGACCCGCGCTTTCGGGGCAGCGGATAGTTGTGGTTGGTGTAGAGGCCCCTGAGTTCATGGCCGGCGAACTGTCGGTCGCCGATACGCAGGCGGGCGCCTCTCAGGCTGATGGGAGCCGCTTCCTCGAAGGCGAAGCGCAAGGCATGTGCAGCGCGACGGAAAGCTCGTGAACCGAGCGTGGTAGCGGTCTCCCAGTCGCTGCCGAGATAGAGCTCGGCGCGAGCGAGATAGTCGAATTCTGGCATATGGTCGTAAGACGCCAAGCAACTGCACGGCCGCTCGAAGGCGGCGCGACGCAAAGGTACTGGCGGATTTCTTTCTGTTGGGAGGCGCCGGCGCTCTAGCCCGGCCTCGTTCCCCGTCGCCGTTGCGAAACAGGGTCTCACACGAGCAATGTGAAGGCTCGCGTCCCACTACATATGGCGGCTCGCGGCCGAAATAGCAAGCTCTCCCGCCCCAGGCTGTTATGCTGCCCTGATGGACAAGAACAAAACCGCCCTCGAGCGCGCCTTCGAACTCGCTCGCTCCGGCCGCTACCCCTCAGTCGAACTCATCCGCCGCGCCGTCAGCGCTGAAGGGTATGCCCAGACCCAAATCCAGGGTCGCGAACTCACTCGGCAATTGCGGTCGCTGATCGACTCCTCGTCAGCGATCAAGTGAGTCTCGGGCTTCGATAACTTCCGTTATCGAAGCCCGCTCCGGGCCAGCCGGTCGTCGCAGATGGCCACGCCGCGCCAGAAGCAGAGGTGGATCGGTGTGGGACTATTTGCATCGCTACAGTCTTCTCCACGGCGCTACGAGAAGGACGGTCTCACCGCCTGATGCGGTCGAGGTAGAAATGTCCCAACTCGTTTTGCCATGCAACGCCTAAACGACCATCGAGCCCACGGCGCGGCCCGCCTCCGTTATCACGAGTTCCGAGCCGCTTCGTGCGGCAAGTCCGCGCGACACCAGAAAGAAGACGGCACCCTCGTCGTCGCTTCCGAACAGGCCTTTCAGAGGAACCGGGGCATGACTTAGGTTCCTCAGGAGGTTGTAAGAGTACACCGGAATGAACTCCCGGTCCGGGCCACTGCCGAAGCCGCCACCAGCGGTAGCCGGCTTCGACTCCTCGGCGGCCTCGTGCACGAAGCATAGTGCCTCGATCCACGCGCCAACCTTTCTTGGCACTTCCTCGGCGCCCGCGAGCCATGCCGTTACGGCCTCCGACGGAACATCAATCGCCTCAGCCAGCACGTCTTTGTGCCAGCGTACGAGGCGTAGACACTCTTCAAGGCGTTCGGGCGTCATTGCGGTAATCCTTTTGAATGGTGGCCAGGGTGTCGCTCAACGCTATGCTGAAGGCGGTTGCCCTGCCGCGTAGTTCGACAGGGCAACACAACTAGAATGCTTCCGCGATCTTGAGCTGGCAGGCCTGAGCCAAGTCGGCGTTGGGCTTGTCCATACCGAGCGGGGTTGCCCAGCCGGCCTTCTCGACGATGGCTTTGCGGGAATAGATTGCAGCGCCTTTGAGCTCTGTCATAACCGAGGCTCCCTCGGGTGTGCCGGCCCGCTCTACGCAGTATGGCGTAAGCGCTGCAGCAACGGCGGTGCTCGCGGCCCTTTTGGCCATGTCCTGAGCTGAGCCACCGGTTACCCAGCCGCCCCAGCTAAAGCCAATGATTGCAAGAGCGATGGCGCCTACACCCGCGCCCATGAGGCCGGGTTTCAACCAAGTCGGCATTTGCATTGAAGTGTCCGATCTGTGTCAGACGAGCACGCG from Devosia sp. A16 encodes the following:
- a CDS encoding cold-shock protein, which translates into the protein MEGTVKFFNTTKGFGFIQPDTGGQDAFFHISAVERSGMTTLNEGQKVSYELEKGRDGKVSATNLRAL
- a CDS encoding alpha/beta fold hydrolase translates to MPHVTSADGTRIAYDRKGTGPAVILVGGTLDDGAENAPLARLLADHFTVYNYARRGRGASGDTPPYALAREVEDLDALIATAGGSAHVYGASSGGALALEAAAAGSAIDKIAVWDVPYVIGDDQWPRFNQYLADTHEADKAGRDEELLELFMRLTGGPDADIAAYKQYPIWASSVALAHTLVKDAVILNDYKIPTSRLARITQPVLVSTEGPTTEPQFAGLPTDFFDRAAEMIAAAVPQTERHTLNGQGHVVAPELMARVLKTFFNQ
- the rpsU gene encoding 30S ribosomal protein S21; translation: MQVTVRDNNVDQAMRVLKKRLQREGVFREMKLRKYYEKPSEERVRRQAEAVRRSRKNARKQAIREGLIAAPKSKLFARTARPGPRPQS
- a CDS encoding DUF930 domain-containing protein, which encodes MSEVTPPEPTPPEPPRRTPWAVWGTMASAMLHVGLLAFLLWQPRPDSAEAKPPAAIDVELVRPPEAISASKPPAEDPAEEAAAATLPPAKTPPAEPPPAEQAADPTPSAAETSPPETAVPRTEDKASATAASEPVRGSQTSAKGAPIPLSRPKVRGLTAPASVPDGAVAAVTADTGEMADGTAPPAPSAEPDVATLELGALRSAKRFYLEAMLSVPSMARARAMLETLPPERRLAQTCNIEALAQIGNAGEGFAPDVVMAEAYARSKMTGTQLTASGAIFRSGERWYGLAFDCTLSDDLTSVTAFSYRLGADVTDAVLARLNKT
- a CDS encoding M24 family metallopeptidase, whose protein sequence is MSHLQTVAVPEFGVPLVRPQIPAATLAARCDDVYRRAGTTWVFVYADREHNANILHLSGFDPRFEEAVLLLGPNGRRIVVTGNESESFTAISPLPDLEVRLSQSMSLMAQDRTKAPKLETVLREAGLKAGDTVGVVGWKYLEPEEWDEGGHGFLVPHYMIVLLARICGGYEALTDVTALLSHPQHGSRSIVDADQIAAFEWASTRASASVWNVVRHARPGMREIEAAAHLGYAGEPLSAHTMFASGDAGHAIHGLNSAGARTLHQGDGVTTAVGYWGGLSSRAGLLDDADAAFVATAVSYFDALVTWYETADIGTTGGALNQAVIGKLAEANLRSALNPGHLVSYDEWSHSPVRPGSTETLRSGMVFQVDVIPVPMLPGKALNCEDTVAIADAALRSDLATRHPETWARIEARRAFLRDSIGVSLGEHLLPLSNIQLCLPPLWLKSDHLIVRS
- a CDS encoding ABC transporter ATP-binding protein — encoded protein: MAVVKLDRVVKAYDQLQTVHGISLDIADGEFIVLVGPSGCGKSTTLRMVAGLETITDGEVQIGGRRVNELQPGDRDIAMVFQNYALYPHLSVAENIVFGLKLRKVGKAEIAERLQRTAEILGLEQLLERKPRQLSGGQRQRVAMGRALIRNPSVFLFDEPLSNLDAKLRVQMRTEIKALHARVPTTTIYVTHDQVEAMTLADRVVVMNKGRIEQIAAPEELYRNPATRFVAGFIGSPGMNFFTVTVTDGDNGLSVRLPDGQSLAVPASRSALFAELSGRPAVLGVRPEHLSLAEGGAPLSITAGLVEPLGMETLVHFTLGSEPAVARLLPQSSLRSGSTLRLSVDMDRVHLLDPATDAVLG
- a CDS encoding DUF6894 family protein — encoded protein: MPQFFFHVRRGASLYADPLGQELEDVHAAYTWAIEDARSLIEGQALEGDLRLYSIEVCDANGRVLSVLPIIG
- a CDS encoding M81 family metallopeptidase; this translates as MRLAIVGLSIEIMLASPAVTGISALQQFDATQMREGDLWMVRGMLARIAEDADIEPVPLYWATALPGGIMTAEAYDMVRRKTLGLLAETPDLDGVLVVNHGALEVEGLDADADADFVGAIRELVGPDLPIAVALDLHGDMTPALLAAGTVFSVLRTAPHRDDKSTGYRAADQLIRVIRNGLKPRKVAISLPILIPGETAVTSESPARELYGSLPEYDAVPGMMEANILLGFAWNDRPWTKCTAFAVSEDSAELALEQATRLAQSIWDRHEQFILRMQTAEVAEGLRLALTSPQRPVYVSDSGDNTTAGAAGELTTVLQAALDLGGNEDVIIAGITAPETVAALNAAGVGADVALLLGSEHLSRPKTARRVVAHVEACGEVLDLGGFQPYRSREAAWARVRIGNVVATFHAQPIGITTPEHFRAMGIDPEAHKLYVVKLGYLHPRIEDIAARHILLLSDGVSQLDMARLEWRRIARPTWPLDPDFAWTPAGNIYGDAA
- a CDS encoding TetR/AcrR family transcriptional regulator, with amino-acid sequence MHESRLKILNATLNVVREKGYHATRIEDVCAAAGLTKGSFFHHFSSKEELAIAAAAHWDVVTGTLFASASYHSAPEPLDRLLGYIELRKALLTNTIPEATCYAGTIVQEAYVTHPAVREACANSIVLHARTLETDIEAAIARSDYRGELTAESLALHTQAVVQGAFILAKALDGMPAALDSLDHLARYFRLLFAVPARRVRKTISREK